Proteins co-encoded in one Bradyrhizobium sp. 170 genomic window:
- a CDS encoding sigma-70 family RNA polymerase sigma factor, with translation MPHQRACFTNEASCSSAAQADTYCDCETALTYETALIECAAGSRSAVGEIYAREKDQLRAVAHRIVHDRSRAEDVIHDAFAQILRCAKSFDPARGSARGWIYAIVRHTALRMQQNAKRELVLEDHTLNAVCERQQGVPNPASRIPDSMTLRTMLDQLEPKRRASLLLAIIDGRTHEEIAEYLRVPVGTVKAWIRRELVAMRRQLE, from the coding sequence GTGCCCCACCAACGCGCGTGCTTCACCAATGAGGCTTCTTGCTCCAGCGCAGCGCAGGCAGACACATATTGTGATTGCGAAACGGCTCTCACTTATGAAACGGCGCTAATCGAGTGCGCCGCCGGATCGCGGTCTGCCGTCGGCGAGATCTACGCCCGGGAGAAGGACCAGTTGCGCGCGGTGGCGCACCGGATCGTCCACGACAGGTCGCGTGCGGAGGACGTCATCCACGATGCATTCGCGCAGATTCTCCGATGTGCCAAAAGCTTCGATCCTGCACGCGGATCCGCGCGGGGCTGGATCTACGCGATCGTCCGTCACACAGCACTCAGGATGCAGCAGAACGCCAAGCGGGAACTCGTGCTCGAGGACCACACGCTGAACGCCGTCTGCGAGCGGCAACAGGGGGTCCCGAATCCCGCGTCTCGCATCCCGGACAGCATGACGCTACGGACCATGCTCGATCAACTCGAGCCAAAGCGCCGCGCGAGCCTGCTTCTGGCGATCATCGACGGACGCACGCATGAGGAGATCGCCGAATACCTCCGGGTTCCGGTCGGCACAGTCAAGGCGTGGATCCGGAGAGAACTCGTGGCCATGCGCCGGCAGCTCGAATGA
- a CDS encoding type I secretion system permease/ATPase, with translation MAAVEILDKAPHSRSADHLRVTPGGEARDYVGPVNPLATWRSVARTNLIAVAAFSVVVNLLMLTLPIYLFQISDRVLTSRSLETLLMLSALALAFIGILSIIDILRRQVLGRFATKMEAVLGGAVLASSINNARAGEGGTIQAIRSLHQVRGFISSPVMLMLMDAPLSPLYFGVIFLIHRDLGLIAVVSGLALVLIAVLNQKATSERLSEAGLHAAEADAAAESLARNSQVINAMGMLSESILHWGRRQAPALTVQSQALDRNFWISGASKFVRLVTQITILGVGAYLALNAEITGGMMIAAAIIVGRALQPLEGLIEGWRSCVQARSAYARVKQAVESFQRETPKLRLPKPQGRLTVDRVLYLPPGSKEPVLNSVSLELAPGESLAIVGPSGSGKSTLARILVGCLVPTAGKVRLDGTELRNWDRRQFGEYTGYLPQEVELFPGTIKQNICRMRDDLPDASIYEAAIFSGIHDMVCQLPQGYETVLDRGGGPLSGGQKQRIALARAFFGDPCLVVLDEPNSNLDAAGELALTETLQRAKKRGVTAVVVTLRPALLNSVDKVLILRAGRAEAFGSPSDVLHRLVRSPGGAAAGKPEQPQRIESSGP, from the coding sequence ATGGCGGCCGTCGAGATACTGGACAAAGCGCCGCACAGCCGTTCTGCAGATCACCTTCGCGTCACACCCGGCGGCGAGGCCCGCGACTATGTTGGACCTGTCAACCCGCTGGCTACCTGGCGTTCGGTCGCGCGCACGAACCTGATTGCGGTCGCTGCATTTTCGGTCGTCGTGAATCTGCTGATGCTCACGCTGCCGATCTACCTGTTCCAGATTTCCGATCGCGTGCTGACGAGCCGCAGCCTCGAAACACTGCTGATGCTCTCGGCTCTCGCGCTGGCGTTCATCGGCATCCTCTCGATCATCGACATTCTGCGTCGGCAGGTGCTGGGGCGTTTTGCGACCAAGATGGAGGCGGTGCTCGGCGGTGCAGTCTTGGCGAGCAGTATCAACAACGCCAGGGCCGGCGAGGGCGGGACCATCCAGGCGATTCGTAGCCTTCACCAAGTGCGGGGATTCATCTCGAGCCCCGTCATGCTTATGCTGATGGACGCGCCGCTCTCGCCCCTCTACTTCGGAGTCATATTTCTCATTCACCGAGATCTCGGCTTAATCGCTGTCGTGTCGGGCTTGGCACTGGTGCTGATTGCGGTACTCAACCAGAAAGCGACCTCGGAGCGTCTGAGCGAGGCAGGCCTGCATGCTGCTGAGGCCGATGCCGCGGCCGAGTCGCTGGCGCGAAATTCGCAGGTGATCAATGCGATGGGAATGCTGAGCGAGAGCATTCTTCATTGGGGTCGCCGGCAGGCGCCGGCTCTGACGGTGCAGAGCCAGGCCCTTGACCGGAATTTCTGGATCAGCGGTGCGTCGAAATTCGTCCGGCTCGTGACCCAGATCACGATCCTCGGCGTGGGCGCCTATCTGGCCCTCAACGCCGAGATCACGGGCGGCATGATGATCGCGGCCGCAATCATCGTCGGCCGCGCCCTGCAGCCGCTCGAGGGCCTGATCGAGGGATGGCGCAGCTGCGTTCAGGCGCGATCGGCCTATGCGCGTGTCAAGCAGGCGGTCGAGTCATTCCAGCGCGAGACGCCGAAGCTGCGCCTGCCCAAGCCGCAAGGCCGTCTGACCGTGGATCGGGTCTTGTATTTGCCGCCCGGCTCGAAGGAGCCGGTGCTCAATAGCGTGTCGCTCGAGCTCGCGCCCGGAGAGTCTCTTGCCATTGTCGGACCGTCTGGGTCGGGGAAGTCGACCCTAGCGCGCATTCTGGTGGGCTGTCTGGTGCCGACCGCCGGCAAGGTCAGGCTGGACGGAACAGAGCTGCGCAACTGGGATCGCCGCCAGTTTGGCGAATATACGGGCTACCTGCCCCAGGAGGTCGAGCTATTTCCCGGGACGATCAAGCAGAACATCTGCCGCATGCGGGACGACCTGCCCGACGCGAGCATCTATGAGGCGGCGATATTCTCGGGCATTCACGACATGGTCTGTCAGCTGCCGCAAGGATACGAGACCGTGCTCGACCGCGGCGGCGGCCCGCTCTCCGGGGGACAGAAGCAGCGCATCGCGCTCGCCCGGGCATTCTTCGGTGATCCGTGCCTTGTCGTCCTCGACGAGCCCAACTCGAATCTCGACGCGGCGGGGGAGCTGGCTCTGACCGAGACCCTGCAGCGCGCCAAGAAGCGGGGGGTCACCGCGGTGGTGGTAACCCTGCGCCCTGCGCTGCTAAACAGCGTGGACAAAGTGCTCATCCTGCGGGCCGGACGGGCCGAAGCATTCGGATCTCCGAGCGACGTGCTGCATCGCCTGGTTCGGTCGCCCGGCGGGGCCGCCGCAGGTAAGCCGGAGCAGCCGCAACGCATCGAATCCTCTGGCCCGTGA
- a CDS encoding HlyD family type I secretion periplasmic adaptor subunit, with amino-acid sequence MKAKKDSTGEWYRGVPLSAKWPIFTGLAMLVVWLGCFGVWAGVAPLNSAVVTSGTFVATGQNKLVQHLEGGIIREIAVKDGDAVEANQVLVRMDDTAANSKLRRLVLKKYRLLAMKARLEAEMSSSETIETPAAFSASARDLEIKAVLERQRAELRARRTSLVTQESVLMKQIAGLEESIRGYQAQVQSTQQRIALFAEELKDKNSLLRQQLVRKSDVLALQRSEASLEGELGEYLGRIADSKERIAQANERIAQLHSTALRDAIKELRETEADLDDVEEQIRATQDVVDRVDVRSPVRGIVVKRNFHTPGGVVSPGAVLLELLPTGEERVIEAHVSPKDISHVSVGQEALVRLSALNQRITPMVGASVIYVSADALAEQVQVKAETRPASDTRREFYVVRVRLDQDDILKRMPEFIPTPGMPADIYIKTGERTFFEYIMKPAFDSFSRAFRET; translated from the coding sequence ATGAAAGCAAAAAAGGACAGCACCGGTGAGTGGTACCGCGGCGTTCCGCTGAGCGCCAAATGGCCCATCTTCACCGGCCTCGCCATGCTGGTCGTTTGGCTCGGATGTTTCGGTGTTTGGGCCGGAGTCGCTCCACTGAACAGTGCGGTCGTCACCTCGGGCACGTTCGTGGCTACCGGACAGAACAAGCTGGTCCAGCACCTCGAGGGCGGCATCATCCGCGAGATTGCGGTAAAGGACGGTGATGCCGTGGAGGCGAACCAGGTGCTCGTTCGCATGGACGACACCGCTGCCAACTCCAAGCTGAGGCGATTGGTTTTAAAAAAGTATCGGCTGCTCGCCATGAAGGCGCGTCTCGAAGCTGAGATGAGCTCTTCAGAGACAATCGAAACTCCCGCAGCATTCAGCGCGAGCGCACGTGATCTGGAAATCAAAGCGGTTCTTGAGCGGCAACGTGCCGAACTGAGGGCGCGCCGGACCAGTCTCGTGACCCAGGAAAGCGTACTCATGAAGCAAATCGCGGGGCTGGAGGAAAGCATCCGCGGATATCAGGCTCAAGTGCAGTCCACCCAACAGCGTATTGCCCTGTTCGCCGAAGAGCTGAAGGACAAGAATTCGCTTCTTCGCCAGCAGTTGGTCCGCAAGTCGGATGTGCTGGCGCTGCAACGCTCCGAGGCGAGTCTCGAGGGAGAGCTTGGCGAGTATCTTGGCCGCATCGCCGATTCGAAGGAGAGGATCGCTCAGGCGAACGAAAGAATAGCCCAGCTCCACTCGACGGCGCTCCGGGATGCGATCAAGGAGCTGCGCGAGACCGAAGCGGACCTGGATGACGTGGAGGAACAGATTCGCGCCACGCAGGATGTCGTCGACCGGGTCGACGTACGCTCGCCGGTCCGGGGCATCGTCGTGAAGAGGAACTTCCATACACCGGGCGGCGTCGTCTCTCCTGGCGCCGTGCTGCTTGAGCTCCTACCGACAGGCGAAGAGCGCGTCATCGAGGCACATGTGAGTCCCAAGGACATTTCGCACGTGAGCGTAGGTCAGGAGGCGCTGGTGCGGCTGTCGGCGCTCAACCAGCGCATCACGCCCATGGTCGGCGCGAGCGTCATCTACGTGTCAGCGGACGCGTTGGCGGAGCAAGTACAGGTCAAGGCCGAAACACGCCCTGCGAGTGACACGCGTCGGGAATTCTATGTGGTTCGGGTGCGCCTAGACCAAGACGATATTCTCAAGCGAATGCCTGAATTCATCCCGACACCCGGCATGCCGGCCGACATCTACATCAAGACAGGAGAGCGTACGTTTTTCGAGTACATCATGAAGCCGGCCTTCGATAGCTTCTCCCGCGCTTTCCGCGAAACCTGA
- a CDS encoding DoxX family protein, with protein MFATRYLPFVGRLMIGLPFAMSGLSKLGAYSATIGMIGAVGLPFPPLAFAVAVAIELGGGLLLIAGYRVRYAAPALRCPPGKHIESDVEERPQLSGDEIVL; from the coding sequence ATGTTCGCGACCCGGTACCTTCCCTTTGTCGGCCGCCTGATGATCGGTCTTCCCTTCGCCATGAGCGGCCTGAGCAAGCTCGGCGCCTACAGCGCCACTATCGGGATGATCGGTGCCGTCGGATTGCCTTTCCCGCCGCTGGCTTTCGCCGTAGCTGTCGCGATTGAACTCGGCGGCGGTCTACTTCTCATCGCCGGCTATCGCGTCCGGTATGCGGCCCCCGCTCTCCGATGTCCTCCCGGCAAGCATATAGAGAGCGACGTGGAAGAACGACCACAGCTCTCCGGCGACGAGATAGTCCTCTAA
- a CDS encoding DNA starvation/stationary phase protection protein, whose translation MPATFDRNQNTGDRRNEHQRIQDSRTCHLGRLLRRCCSGAFRVLHAALADIFAVYVKTKNFHWHISGPHFRDFHLLLDDLSEQIFATTDAIAERVRKVGGTTIRSIGHIARCQRVRDNNEADVHPIDMLEELRKDNELLVASMREAHAGARARSRTGSAKAGLASLRDDQARRIVARR comes from the coding sequence TTGCCGGCGACCTTCGATCGCAACCAGAATACCGGAGATCGACGAAATGAACACCAACGGATCCAAGACAGCCGCACCTGCCACCTCGGGCGGCTTCTCCGACGATGCTGTTCAGGCGCTTTCCGCGTCCTTCACGCGGCTTTGGCGGACATATTCGCTGTTTACGTCAAGACGAAGAACTTTCATTGGCACATTTCTGGGCCGCATTTCCGCGATTTTCATTTGCTGCTTGACGACCTGAGCGAGCAGATTTTCGCGACGACGGACGCGATCGCCGAGCGGGTCCGAAAGGTGGGCGGCACCACGATCAGATCGATCGGCCATATCGCGAGATGCCAGCGTGTGCGCGACAACAATGAGGCCGACGTCCACCCCATCGACATGCTGGAGGAACTGCGCAAGGACAACGAGTTGCTCGTGGCAAGCATGCGCGAGGCACATGCCGGCGCGCGAGCCCGCTCGAGAACTGGATCGGCGAAGGCGGGTCTGGCTTCTCTTCGAGACGACCAGGCGCGGCGAATCGTAGCGCGTCGCTGA
- a CDS encoding HAD family hydrolase, which translates to MIRPDLIIFDCDGVLVDSEVLSCRCLSDTLARYGISLDVDQALDLFLGRSVTAVFQHYEVLGRSIPEQFAAELRAGVRAAFLSSLCPIEGVDSVLQGLQIPHCVASSSDIDRVSFSLSLTGLAPHFDARLYTSQMVERGKPAPDLFLYTAQRMQVDPGRTLVIEDSVSGVKAGKAAGMTVWGFVGGSHYQSRDGKAILREAGADRVFGRMADFWRTDRQGD; encoded by the coding sequence ATGATCCGGCCTGATCTCATCATTTTCGACTGCGACGGCGTGTTGGTCGATAGCGAGGTGCTGAGCTGTCGCTGTCTCTCCGACACGTTGGCCAGATACGGCATCAGCCTTGACGTCGATCAGGCGCTGGATCTGTTCCTTGGACGGAGCGTGACGGCGGTCTTCCAACATTACGAAGTGTTGGGACGATCGATCCCCGAGCAATTTGCGGCCGAGCTGAGGGCAGGGGTTCGAGCAGCGTTTCTCTCGTCGCTTTGCCCGATCGAAGGGGTGGACTCGGTATTGCAAGGCTTGCAAATCCCGCATTGCGTCGCCTCGTCCAGTGATATCGATCGGGTGTCCTTCTCGCTCTCTTTGACTGGCCTCGCGCCGCATTTCGACGCGCGTCTCTATACCTCGCAAATGGTGGAACGCGGCAAGCCGGCACCCGACCTCTTTCTGTACACAGCCCAAAGGATGCAGGTGGATCCAGGCCGCACCCTCGTGATTGAGGACAGCGTTAGCGGCGTCAAGGCCGGCAAGGCGGCCGGCATGACCGTTTGGGGATTTGTCGGAGGCAGCCACTATCAATCGCGTGACGGCAAGGCCATTCTGCGCGAAGCGGGCGCCGATCGCGTGTTCGGACGAATGGCGGATTTCTGGCGGACGGATCGGCAAGGAGACTGA
- a CDS encoding sugar-binding domain-containing protein: protein MAASDNEKSRLDEAARAGWLYFIAGHTQDEIARMLQVSRASAQRLVSLCLAERLITFRLEHPIAACMELAARLKDSFHLAYCEVVPTDPAKPLSAAGIAERAANILESTLRSDKPTIVALGTGRAVRAAVERVSPIDCPNHQIVSLVGNISADGSASFFDTVGRLADRTKARHYPMPLPFLMSSERERDQMLKIDPIAKVRAVAAKADLRLVGVGQMDRQAQVHVDGFVSREELLEMMRLGAVGELIGWAFDEEGHLIKGGTNLRLTSIPPQVPAEALTIGAAVGRAKVAAIRAALKGRLLNGLITDEATAGAILKQ from the coding sequence ATGGCAGCATCCGATAACGAGAAGTCGCGTCTGGACGAAGCCGCGCGGGCCGGCTGGCTCTATTTCATTGCCGGTCACACCCAGGATGAAATTGCCAGAATGCTGCAGGTTTCGCGCGCCTCGGCGCAGCGCCTGGTTTCACTGTGCCTTGCCGAGCGCTTGATCACCTTTCGCCTCGAGCATCCGATCGCGGCATGCATGGAATTGGCGGCACGCCTGAAAGACTCGTTTCACCTGGCCTATTGCGAGGTCGTGCCGACCGATCCCGCCAAGCCGCTGTCGGCCGCTGGAATTGCCGAGCGCGCCGCCAACATCCTTGAATCGACGTTGCGGTCCGACAAGCCGACGATCGTGGCGCTTGGCACCGGCAGAGCCGTGCGGGCTGCCGTCGAGCGCGTGTCTCCGATCGACTGTCCGAACCACCAGATCGTGTCGCTGGTCGGAAACATTTCGGCCGACGGCTCGGCCAGCTTCTTCGACACCGTTGGTCGTCTCGCCGACCGGACCAAGGCGCGCCACTATCCGATGCCGCTGCCGTTTCTGATGTCGTCCGAGCGCGAGCGCGACCAGATGCTCAAGATAGATCCGATCGCCAAGGTAAGGGCGGTCGCTGCCAAGGCCGACCTGCGGCTCGTCGGGGTCGGGCAGATGGATCGGCAGGCACAAGTCCACGTTGACGGTTTTGTCTCGCGCGAAGAGCTGCTTGAGATGATGCGGCTGGGCGCCGTTGGCGAACTGATCGGCTGGGCCTTCGACGAGGAGGGGCACCTCATCAAGGGCGGGACAAACCTTCGCCTCACCAGCATTCCACCGCAGGTGCCTGCCGAGGCCCTCACCATCGGAGCGGCGGTCGGGCGTGCCAAGGTTGCGGCCATCAGGGCGGCGCTCAAGGGGCGGCTGCTGAACGGGCTGATCACCGATGAGGCGACCGCGGGCGCCATCCTCAAGCAGTAG
- a CDS encoding sugar ABC transporter substrate-binding protein yields MKHVLSALLGAATLLGAAPSVAQTTLTIATVNNGDMIRMQSLTSEFTAKNPDISVKWVTLEENVLRQRVTTDIATKGGQFDVLTIGTYEVPIWAKKNWLIPLDNLGPDYDAADLLPKIRDAASVSGKLYAAPFYGESSMVMYRTDLFQKAGLTMPEKPTWDFVIDAANKLTDKSGGVYGICLRGKAGWGENMAFLTAMSNSFGARWFDEKWQPQFDKPEWKKTLSTYVDLMKVAGPPGASSNGFNENLALFNSGKCAMWIDATVAASFVTNPKDSTVADKVGFALAPNAGLGKNANWLWAWNLAIPAGSKKTAAAEKFIAWATSKEYSKLVASKEGWANVPPGTRTSLYQNPEYLKVAPFAKLTLASIDSADPNKPTVQPVPYVGVQYAAIPEFQGIGTSVGQQFSAALAGSSTVEAALAAAQSATEREMKRAGYIK; encoded by the coding sequence GTGAAACACGTCCTCAGCGCCCTCCTGGGCGCGGCTACCTTGCTGGGCGCAGCCCCTTCCGTCGCACAGACAACCCTGACCATAGCCACGGTGAACAATGGCGACATGATCCGGATGCAGTCGTTGACCAGCGAGTTCACCGCCAAGAACCCTGACATATCAGTGAAATGGGTGACGCTCGAAGAGAACGTCCTGCGCCAGCGCGTCACCACCGACATCGCGACCAAGGGGGGGCAGTTCGATGTGCTGACCATCGGCACCTATGAGGTTCCGATCTGGGCAAAGAAGAACTGGCTCATTCCGCTCGACAATCTGGGACCCGACTACGACGCCGCGGATCTGCTTCCCAAGATTCGTGATGCCGCCTCGGTATCGGGCAAGCTCTACGCTGCGCCCTTCTACGGCGAGAGTTCGATGGTCATGTATCGAACCGACCTGTTCCAGAAGGCCGGCCTGACCATGCCGGAAAAACCGACCTGGGATTTCGTGATCGATGCGGCGAACAAGCTCACCGACAAGTCCGGCGGCGTCTACGGCATCTGCCTGAGAGGCAAGGCGGGCTGGGGCGAGAACATGGCGTTCCTGACCGCGATGTCGAACTCGTTCGGCGCGCGCTGGTTCGACGAGAAGTGGCAGCCACAATTCGACAAGCCAGAGTGGAAGAAGACGCTCTCGACCTATGTCGATTTGATGAAGGTCGCGGGTCCTCCCGGTGCAAGTTCGAACGGCTTCAATGAAAACCTGGCGCTGTTCAATTCCGGCAAATGCGCGATGTGGATCGACGCCACGGTGGCGGCGTCCTTTGTCACCAATCCGAAGGACTCTACGGTGGCCGACAAGGTCGGCTTCGCGCTCGCACCGAATGCGGGGCTCGGCAAGAACGCCAACTGGCTGTGGGCATGGAATCTCGCCATCCCGGCGGGTTCGAAGAAGACCGCCGCGGCGGAAAAATTCATCGCCTGGGCGACCAGCAAGGAATACAGCAAGCTCGTCGCCTCGAAGGAGGGGTGGGCCAACGTCCCGCCCGGAACGCGAACCTCGCTCTACCAGAATCCGGAATATCTGAAGGTCGCGCCGTTCGCCAAGCTGACGCTGGCGTCGATCGACTCGGCGGATCCGAACAAGCCGACGGTGCAGCCGGTGCCTTACGTTGGGGTGCAATATGCGGCGATCCCGGAATTCCAGGGTATCGGGACCTCCGTCGGCCAGCAATTCTCGGCCGCCCTGGCCGGCTCATCGACGGTCGAAGCGGCGCTCGCAGCGGCGCAATCGGCCACCGAGCGTGAAATGAAGCGCGCCGGCTACATCAAATAG
- a CDS encoding sugar ABC transporter permease yields MATQQTQVLGRALLMPAVALLFIWMIVPLAMTIYFSTLHYSLLDSENWSFVGLENFRYFLTDPAFLTSLRNTLVLVGSILAITILLGTPLALLLDQPVLGRSVVRLMVIAPFFVMPTVSALVWKNLLMHPVSGLFAWIATSLGLTPIDWFTDVPLFAVILIVAWQWLPFATLILLTALQSQDEEQKEAAEMDGASALSKFIYLTLPHLARPITVVILIETIFLLTVFAEIFVTTGGGPGLQTTNIAFLIYAQALIQFDVGNASAGGLVAVVIANIVAFFLVRIVGRNLEA; encoded by the coding sequence ATGGCAACCCAGCAGACACAGGTTCTCGGTAGGGCTCTGCTGATGCCGGCCGTCGCGTTGCTGTTCATCTGGATGATTGTCCCGCTGGCGATGACGATCTATTTTTCGACGCTGCACTACAGCCTGCTCGACTCCGAAAACTGGAGCTTCGTCGGGCTGGAGAATTTTCGATACTTTCTCACCGATCCCGCCTTCCTGACCTCCCTGCGGAACACCCTGGTGCTGGTCGGCTCGATCCTGGCCATTACGATCCTGCTCGGCACACCGCTCGCGCTGTTGCTTGACCAGCCGGTGCTCGGGCGCAGTGTCGTTCGGCTGATGGTGATCGCGCCGTTTTTCGTGATGCCGACCGTCAGCGCACTGGTCTGGAAAAACCTGCTCATGCACCCGGTCTCAGGACTGTTCGCCTGGATCGCGACATCATTGGGACTGACACCGATCGATTGGTTCACCGATGTGCCCTTGTTCGCGGTGATCCTGATCGTCGCCTGGCAATGGCTGCCCTTTGCGACCCTCATCCTGCTGACGGCGCTGCAGTCGCAAGACGAGGAACAGAAGGAAGCGGCCGAGATGGACGGCGCGAGCGCGCTTTCGAAGTTTATCTATCTCACATTGCCGCACCTTGCGCGGCCGATCACCGTTGTCATCCTGATCGAAACGATATTCCTGCTGACGGTGTTTGCCGAGATCTTCGTTACGACCGGCGGCGGTCCCGGCCTGCAAACGACCAACATCGCATTCCTGATCTACGCTCAGGCGCTTATCCAGTTTGACGTCGGGAACGCTTCCGCCGGCGGACTGGTCGCGGTCGTGATCGCCAATATCGTGGCCTTCTTCCTGGTGCGGATCGTCGGACGGAATCTGGAGGCATAG
- a CDS encoding carbohydrate ABC transporter permease gives MARKVTTRRVWVSTVAAWLFGFLIFLPILWMVLTSFKSELDAFAMPPKFLLFHWTTENYATVQERSDYFHHALNSIIIAGGSTLIAMIIAIPAAWSMAFSPTKRTKDVLLWMLSTKMMPSVGVLVPIYLIVRDLGMLDTRTSLVIILCFGNLPIVIWMLFTYFKEIPKDILEAARMDGATIGRELVYVLTPMAVPGLASTLLLNFILAWNEAFWTLNLSTLEAAPLTTFIASYSSPEGLFWAKLSAASTLAIAPIIILGWFTQRQLVRGLTFGAVK, from the coding sequence ATGGCACGAAAGGTGACGACAAGGCGCGTATGGGTGTCGACGGTTGCCGCGTGGTTGTTCGGATTTCTGATTTTCCTGCCGATCCTCTGGATGGTCCTGACCAGCTTCAAGAGCGAGCTCGATGCGTTCGCCATGCCGCCAAAATTCCTGTTGTTTCACTGGACCACGGAGAACTATGCGACAGTACAGGAGCGCAGCGACTATTTTCATCATGCGCTCAACTCGATCATCATTGCCGGCGGATCGACGCTGATCGCGATGATCATCGCGATACCGGCGGCGTGGTCGATGGCGTTTTCGCCGACAAAACGCACCAAGGACGTTCTGCTCTGGATGCTCTCGACCAAGATGATGCCGTCGGTCGGCGTGCTGGTTCCGATCTATTTGATCGTCCGGGATCTGGGCATGCTCGATACCCGCACCAGTCTCGTCATCATCCTTTGTTTCGGCAACCTGCCGATCGTCATCTGGATGCTGTTTACTTATTTCAAGGAGATCCCGAAGGACATCCTAGAGGCGGCGCGGATGGATGGCGCCACCATCGGGCGCGAACTCGTCTATGTGCTGACGCCGATGGCGGTCCCGGGCCTCGCCTCGACGCTGCTGCTCAATTTCATTCTGGCGTGGAACGAGGCGTTCTGGACGCTGAACCTTTCGACGCTGGAAGCAGCACCGCTCACTACGTTCATCGCATCCTATTCGAGCCCCGAGGGCCTGTTCTGGGCAAAGCTGTCGGCCGCCTCGACGCTCGCCATTGCTCCGATCATCATTCTCGGATGGTTCACGCAGCGGCAGCTTGTGCGCGGACTGACCTTCGGCGCCGTCAAATAG
- a CDS encoding ABC transporter ATP-binding protein, whose amino-acid sequence MGQITLQGVRKSFGPVNIIKDANLDIEDGSFVVFVGPSGCGKTTLLRLIAGLEDVTGGQILIDGKNVVDVPPAKRGLSMVFQSYALYPHMSVRGNIAFGLKMAGLPRPEIDRKVEAAAATLNLTPYLERKPRDLSGGQRQRVAIGRAIVREPKAFLFDEPLSNLDAALRVQMRMEVTKLQKQLGTTAVYVTHDQVEAMTMADKIVVLNAGNIEQYGSPLELYERPANLFVAGFIGSPKMNFVPGEAVGEPSVATLGVRPEHLKIGKEGKGWPGTVSVAEHLGSDTFLYVDAGKLGMLTARCIGEFSLKAGDRVWLSPDPARLHRFDKDGVVIST is encoded by the coding sequence ATGGGCCAGATCACGCTGCAGGGAGTCCGGAAATCGTTCGGGCCGGTCAACATCATCAAGGACGCCAATCTTGATATTGAGGACGGCTCCTTCGTGGTGTTCGTCGGACCGTCCGGGTGCGGCAAGACCACGCTGTTGCGCCTGATCGCCGGGCTTGAGGACGTCACCGGCGGGCAGATCCTGATCGACGGCAAGAACGTGGTGGACGTACCGCCGGCCAAGCGCGGCCTGTCGATGGTGTTCCAGTCCTATGCGCTCTATCCGCATATGAGCGTCCGCGGCAACATCGCGTTCGGCCTGAAAATGGCCGGGCTGCCGCGACCGGAGATCGACCGCAAGGTCGAGGCCGCGGCCGCCACGTTGAACCTGACCCCCTATCTGGAGCGCAAGCCGCGCGACCTCTCCGGCGGTCAGCGTCAGCGCGTCGCGATCGGACGCGCGATCGTGCGCGAGCCCAAGGCATTTCTGTTCGACGAGCCCTTGTCGAATCTCGATGCCGCGCTCCGCGTCCAGATGCGCATGGAAGTGACAAAGCTGCAGAAGCAGCTCGGAACCACCGCCGTCTACGTGACCCACGACCAGGTCGAGGCCATGACCATGGCGGACAAGATCGTCGTGCTCAACGCGGGCAACATCGAACAATACGGCTCGCCGCTGGAACTGTACGAGCGCCCGGCGAACCTGTTCGTCGCTGGCTTCATCGGATCGCCGAAAATGAATTTTGTACCAGGGGAAGCGGTCGGCGAACCCAGTGTAGCGACGCTCGGCGTCAGGCCCGAGCATCTGAAGATCGGCAAGGAGGGGAAAGGCTGGCCCGGCACCGTGTCGGTCGCCGAGCATCTGGGCAGCGACACCTTCCTCTATGTCGACGCCGGCAAGCTCGGAATGCTGACGGCGCGCTGCATCGGAGAATTCAGTCTCAAGGCCGGTGACCGCGTCTGGCTTTCGCCCGATCCGGCGCGCCTGCACCGCTTCGACAAGGACGGCGTGGTCATCAGCACATGA